ctatcagttttagacccggcaaaatcagaatcagaatatcctattaagttacatgttgaattcttaggataccataatcctaaattgattgttcctaatagatatctcatgattctctttactgcacttagatgtgattgtttggggttggattgaaacctagcacacatgcatacactaaacataatatcaggtctactagcagataaataaagaagagatccgatcatacctcgatattgttttatgtctatagactgaccagattcatctttatctaagtaacaattagtgctcatcggtgtagacatgtgttttgcactatccatcccaaatcttttgatcaattccttgcagtatttggattgattgatgaatataccttcttgagtttgcttgatttgtaatcccagaaagtactttagttctcccatcattgacatttcaaattcactttgcatatcaagggaaaactccttgcacaatgaatcattagtggatccaaaaattatatcatcaacatatatttgaaccaacaaaatatcattatgccttctctttatgaataatgtggtatccactttacctctggagaattctttttcaagaagaaaattacttaatcgttcataccatgccctaggggcttgtttcaaaccataaagagccttttgtaatttataaacatggtttggtttatcagaaatttcaaaaccagggggttgttcaacatatacctcttcttgaattaagccatttaaaaaggcactcttaacatccatttgataaagtttaaagttcattatggatgcatatgccaaaagcattctaatggcttctaatcttgcaacaggagcatatgtttcttcatagtctatcccctcttcttgattatacccttttgctactaatctagctttatttctaataattatcccatgttcatctaatttatttctaaaaacccattttgttccaatgacaggataattttcaggtttttctactaatttccatacattgtttctttcaaattggtttagttcttcttgcatggcaatgatccaattatcatctactatggcttcttttatatttttaggttcaatcatagatacaaaagccatattattgcataaatctttaagagaatgtctagttgttaccccttttgagatatcaccaataatattgtcgaggggatgatctcttgaagttttccattctcttgggagtgcatcattggatttgccttcttctggaggatcttcattgtttcctttgtcatttcctttagaatcttgttcatgaatgttcatatgttctaaagaatctgcaatgtcatctagcatattctttgttgacaatatagcattagattcatcaaaggtaacatgaatggattcctctatattcatagttctcttattatatattctatatgctttgctttgtaaagaatatccaagaaaaatgccttcatcagattttgcatcgaattttcctagattatctttaccattattaagtacaaagcacttgcacccaaaaacatgtagatgagaaatattaggttttctaccgttaaataactcatatggggttttctttaaaataggtcttatcaaggctctattcatgatgtaacatgcagtattgacagcttcagcccaaaaatactttggaagagaagtatcatttaataaagttcttgcaatttcttccaatgacctatttttcctctcaacaactccattttgttgaggagttcttggtgcagaaaaattatgttcaataccatgttcatcacaaaataattcaaaatctttattttcaaattcacccccatgatcacttctaatggatgcaatcttgagatttttcttgttttgtatgactttagcaagtttcctaaatgcatggaatgaatcacttttatgtgtaataaataatgtccaagtatatctagagaaatcatcaactataactaaagcatagtaatttcctccaaaactcatggttctagatggaccaaatagatccatatgcaataactgtaatggtcgagtggttgaaacaacatttttagatttgaatgagactcttgtttgtttgcccttttgacatgcatcgcataatttatctttttcaaatttcaatttaggcaaaccaactactaaatcctttgaaattaatttatttaagtgatccatgtttatgtgagcaattcttttatgccataaccatggatcatcatctttactaagaaagcaatgattgttttcttgttttatgcttaagtctatcatgtaaacattattgactctatgtcctacatgctttatatcaatgtcatgcttatgttctataagacatttctgagaatcaaatgatactagatagcctttgtcacatagttgactaacgctaagcaggctatgcttaagaccttcaacaagtagaacattttcaatggagtttgaagaatttgtacctattttacccactccaagaattctacctttgttgttgtcaccatatgttacatgcccgcttttctttggagatatgtgtgtaaaatttgatgcatctccagtcatatgttttgagcatccgctatctatgtaccacttctttctcaaagatacctgcataatcaagtttttgacttaggtacccaaattttattgggtccttgcatgttagtattaactgaggatccttttgggacccatatcattttaatattactgtaatttttcttgaagtagcaagttgatatgccatgtcctcttcttccacagtaaaaacaagtgatagaattagaattacatttttgtgtggaagtggaaaagtttttatgaaccttttgtagtttttcagatttataccctagtccatttttattagacacatatctttgtttacttaatataacatctaaattatttctactatatgaaaattttgcaagtgaattttttaactctttaatttcttttacatatttatcacaacaactacaagaatctgttattttcttgtcatttatagtggagatattaactttttcatttgttttagagattgaaacttcatttctaagaagatctaattctttgtttaattttgaaatttcattttctaaatttgaaattgttttctttgatgatgaaactaattttgcaagtttaattgattctttatgcaaatcagcaaatgcatcttgcaattcatcaaaagaaatagataagttgtttgaagatgttacctcttcatcactttcgtaactttttgccataaggcaaagatttatctcttcattttcagaatcatcagaggattccaaatcattttcatcccatgtgatgtatgctttctttagtttcttctcactatgatttttcttttcagatttttccatctttttcttgaagatgggacaatcaaccctcagatgtccaggttgattgcattcaaagcattttagagtagaggatgaattttctgtccttctctttgatttaaaatttggtcgcctctgatttcctcttactttaagaaatttgttgaacctttttacaaagaaacttagatcatcatcatcatctgcatcattatcctgatcactttcttcttgaattgaggatgatgctttaagagcaattcctttctttttcttgtcattttcttcattttggtgcaatctcaatagttccatctcgtgttcctgcaacttaccaaataaagtggcaagagacatgttagacaaatctcttgattcagaaatagccgttactttgggttgccattctctacttaaacatcttagcaccttgtttataagatcttcattttgaaattctttgcctaaggctgctagatgatttactatatgtgtaaatctcttttgcatactctgaatattttcatttgtattcattctaaataattcatactcatgagttagtgcatttatcctagatcttttaacatctgtagttccttcatgtgttaatcgaagagtgtcccacatttccttagcactcttgcaatttgaaactctgaaatattcatccattcctagggcagatgttattatgtttttggcttttaggttgtattgtactcgttttctatcctcttcagaccatctatctctaggtttttctatggttatgctttcacttgatgaactaccatctattaaaactctttctactgtggtgggtatataaggccctatttcaatggcttcccagatatttagatctattgcctcgataaaaatttgcattcgggttttccagtagtggtaaccctctccattaaagattggaggtctatttatagaattcccttctggaaacaaggaatttgctgaggccatctttttcttgaagcttctaaactttgtacaagaatgaagctctgataccacttgttagacaagtggtctcagatatcttaagaagggggggttgaattaagatattccaaacttttctcctaattaaaaatctatcttactttttacttaagttatgaattcccttaatgacaatcttcttaaatattaattcaaatgaagcaacttgaattatgaatataaagcaataataaataaaggagattaagggaagagaaaatgcaaactcagttttatactggttcggccacacccttgtgcctacgtccagtccccaagcaacccgcttgagagttccactaacttgtaaattccttttacaagttctaaacacacaaggacaacccttcctttgtgtttagagattctttacaacaagagactcacagtctcttaatcccttagagaatgagaagaagaagaggaacaaatctctcttgaaagagatggattttacaaattgagcactcaattaattccttaatgaattgcaattgaattggccaaggaattctttaagaggataaaatgaaattgctttttgagaggataaacactttgttgttctgaaaatctctaagcaatttcgtgtttaagtcacatatatatagaccattggtggtcatgagtaaagcctttgaaaagttgtgactcttgaaattatttttctgaaattcctgtctggtaatcgattacagtaattgtgtaatcgattacagcttttaaaatttgaattaaaacgtttactaactgctggtaatcgattacccatattgtgtaatcgattacagcttttaaaatttcgaattcaaatttttatagctgttataaaatgtatttggccactggtaatcgattacatcctctggtaatcgattaccagagagtaaaacctttgaaaaacactttttattttaaatcaattggccaaacctttgctaattcaattaggaattcccttcctaatattctagtgatcatcttgatgttgtgccttgtaatcttgaacttgaattttaatcttgaaaagcccatttgcatcaattgcaacacattatcatgatcatcatcaaaacatcaaagccaattgcatctacacacTGTGTTAGGCATGTATGGATCTGTCAAGAGTGGCCAAAGGTGAAACTTGTAAGCCATTATGGCCACGTGCTACCACCCTTACTCATCCACGAGTTCGGGCTTATGTGGACCAATCAAGGTTAGTAGTCCTTGCTACAACGCGATGTCATGCCATGAATAAGGGCTTGGTGAATGCGATTTTAGAGAAGTGGCACTATGAGACGTCTTCCTTTCACTTGTCTGTTGGAAAGATGACCAACACTCTAAATGATATGTCTTAGCTGTTGCACTTGCCTATGACAGGCAGACCCATTGATCATGTTCCATCACTCTTTGACAGAGAGGCAATGAAGATCTTGGTGATGACTCATCTAAGCATTCCAACAGAGACAAAGGCTTCTGTGGTGACAAACGCAGGTGCTAGAGTGAGGTTAATGTGGCTAGAAGACCTTTATCACCGCTATGTTGAGTCAAACCCTTATGTTTGGGTTGCGATGACTTATCCCTTGCACTTGATCAATAGTAAAATACTTGTCGACAAGTCCTCGACTCACGTTCATATTGCTTACCTCCAATACCTCGACAACCTAGATACTTGCCACGAGTACGCATGGAGAATAGGTGTACTAGCGTACCTATATGACCATCTATCCTATACAAGCCAATATAACAACAAGCAGTGTGGAGGTTATATGACATTACTCAtggtaagaaaattattttagtattttaattttttatttaattattgtaatatttttatagtcaTGGGTATTTGTGCATCTACCCATTGTTGGCTACTCAAAGGCAAAGGATTATGTTGTGGACAACCTAGTAGCCACCAAATGGAAGCCATTGAAAAGTTCTAGGCATGCCCTTTCGATCAGGGAAAGACTCGATGACCTACAAATGAATGTTGTCATGTGGTGTTCATATGAGAACCATAGGGCAGTGAGGCCTTTCACACAACAATCATTTTTCTCTGGCTTCATCAAATGCGAGACTAACGTTAGGTCTTATCATTCGGAGGGGGTGCTGAGGTAGTTTGGCCATGTCTAGATGATTTCATGCGAACCCACCTCATCATCCTATGTATTAGCTTTGTGATCAGGCGTGAGTGGAGTAACAACAACATATCATTCCCCTTAGCAATGTTATGCCACCTAGGAGTCCTTAGGATTGCACCTATGACTATCTGCCTTGGTTTTACAAGGTTTCCCATCCCTATGTCATTCCATTGGAGGAGGGACAACCACCATGTGGTCATGTACGTTTACCGCCTGTCAGAGTAAGCCACAACCTAGGCAGCCACTGGCAGACTATATACTAAGTGGAGATTACTTTTATCAGGTAATGCAAAttgaattttgttgtttttatttttgcattgtCACTGAAAAATAGTTACTAATTATAATGTAATTGTTATTGCAAGATCGATGTTGGATAGCATTAGAAGCTATGCAAAACTTGTTGGATTTCAAAGTCGTGCCAAAAGGCACGAGTTATCATCAGGTCATACAACAAGCTTTAGAATTGTTGTAGGAGGGCTTAGCAACTGGGTGCCTAGGAAGAGTGTTGACAAGGATGGTGGAAAAGGTAGTGGAGACGGTTGACTTTTTGTATTGTTctaattattagtatattttgatGTATCATGCacaattttgttgttttgacattttttagtttatgttgtggttgaattacttttttctttttatgcgTTCAACAACGATTTAAACAACACGCGCCTAGTAACAATTGTTTCTTCAATTGATTCATAaaataaacatcaacatcaacaactaAAGAAACACTAATAATACAtacttttctttaaaatgaaaaaacaaccAACGTACAATgtactatttttataaaacaaaaacatgacTACACAAATTTATCCCGCATCATAGTAATGATCTTATTAGTAGATGGTTTCCTTGATTTACATGTCAGGGCAAGGACTTGATTTGGAGATCAGCTAAAAGTTACATTCAACTTAATCAGACATTTACTACTAAATtccaaaaagatgaaaaatattttttccacaTCATTGTCACATTTAAGCTCTATACACTTGTATTAAACACAACCATCACctatataaacaaattaacaGTAAAAAAGGTCAAGTAAAAATTTGTTACATTTGATGACGTTTGTCATTGTTTTACTTAAAGCAACATCAAGTCACATATCCTCACTTATTCTAATGACTTTAGAACCACTAGGAAATTCAAATAATAGTCTTTCGTATGATGAAATCATGTCACCATCACAATACACAACAGTAGATACACTTTCCATATTTTTAACAATATGGTAAATATTAGGGCAAAAAAAGCAATTGGTACTTTGGAAACAGTGGTAGCCAGGCTTCTAATCCAAGCAATAGCATTGGTACTTTTGGAGTGTTGGGAATGAAAACAAGAATTCTAACTGGACTTTTAGAGATCCTAGAAATAAAGATTCTAACTAGGGCAAGAAAAGTAATTGGAATTTTGGATCTGGTGATGCAAATCAAAACACCACTTGGAGAAGTAATAACAATTGGAACACAAAAAATGCCTCAAGCGATTATGGTGTAAATGAAGgttcaaatgaaaattttgatggAATAGGTGGTTACCAAGATAGAAGTGGCTCAGACAGAGGTGACTTTAGAGGTAGAAGTTTTTGGGCTAGGGGACAATGTGATGACTTTGGTCCGACAATAGAGACAGTTTAGATATCGTTTATATTTAATATGGTTGGtatgcatataaaaaaaaagtgttcaatCCATACGTCTCACAAAAAAACAATGTTTAATCAAACGTCTCAAGAAAAGGAGTATTCAATCAATACTTCTCAGGAAAAGCAATGTACAATCAATAAATGTAATGCTCGATCAACAAAAGcacaaaatgtatttttttcttttttattcatttttaagaaaataatacaacAAAATCTCAATCCtattgtttaagtttttttctaTCACAACGAAATCATGATTCCATTTTGATAAGGGGgtgtcaaaaaaatataataaaatcactATTATATTGTAATAAGGTAGCGTGAATTTGGACATTTGACGAAATCACGATTCTATTATACATTTTATTCAATAGAATCATGAttctatgaaaaatatattgttgaaataaaaaaattgtgtcccTTGGTAGgaataaaaacaatttcaatGGGACCAATAATAATCCCTTATTTAAAATCTGTCCAGTCACCATTTTCTTTATTGACGTGTCATTTAGTGGTGTGTTGTaggtttattttctttttcttctttctctcttttttatgttttcaatttttctttctgtTGGTTTTTCACACGTTACTAGCTTGCAAAGCAGGCTGGGCCCACGCCTAGTTACTAATGAAAGGGCATAACCTCCACTCCCTCTATTGgctttcataaaattttaaatatttaatttaataatggtTAATGCCTAATGCCAAAGATCCTCAGTAGCAAGCAAACAATTTGATTACACGGGAtcatgtgttttcctctacttCACAAGTAGTGATTATTTTTCATGTGCTATTTTATGTTAAGATCAACACGTACTTTCAGGCTTTCAGCAACGCATTAAGGATCCCTCCTATCTCTTCTCTTATCGAtccatagaaaaaaaaatttagcaaAAACATGATTATGTTTTACTGTGTCAAATGCTTCCATTGGGCACAACATAACAAATATATGTTTCACTGTGTAGTTTGGGGgtgaaaaatatatacataaaaaatatgattttattgtatATGTTATCCAACATAGTTATGTTTTTGTGGAAAAGACACTTTTAGAATAACTAAAAATCTAAACCACATGGGTAgtgtaaatataaaaagtggTAGTATTAATAACAGCTCCCGATATATTTTCATATCCCTAGAAAGGGTTTAAGTACCTTGAAGACCTAGAACAACAGTGGAACCTTGGGGATCCTTGAATGCGTACAATAGCTGGAAAAAACACTGTTATCATTGACAAACCAATTTACATTGCCCCAAGTGAATTAAGGATGGATAATAAGAATATGTTTGATTTGTCGTTTGCTTTGTTGCCACGTGTTTCTAGACAAATCTAAGATGAATGAAGAAGGGCGATATGTTGGTCAACTTATGTACTAAATTAATCTCAAAGCTTAAGTCTAGAAAGACCAAATGAATTTAACTTAGTTGTTGAATTAAATGTGTAAATTGTTATAAATCTTGATGTATCTTTGATTttgatggataaaaaaaaaagtctagaaAGACATATATTTTCATGTCAAtgagaaactataaatataataaatagttgaataatttctctctcaactattttaaattatgtttatttatatatttgatctttttaattatctttctcCTTCAATCTACTCTCTTTGATCTTTATCTCTGAATTgattttttgtaagaaaaaaaattaaataatttgtcaaTAGCTAAAAGTaactatattataatttgaattgttcaatttaaatgcaaaattaatttatatattaaacaatatttatttattatgaattgtaattatattataatatatattaaaaatatgtatttattataaaaaaaaataactatataaaAGGAAATCATGTGCATCTAAATATCCAAATGCTCTCATTTGCTTCCATCCCAAAAGGCTAAGTAATATGTGAAGAGTGAatgagaatgagagaaaaagaaaacgaaaggtAAATAGTTGTTCATTTCTTAtctaatataaattgaaatggCAGTTGAAATCCTTGATGGAATAAATCTGAGTCACATCATGGTAACAAGGTGAATAATGATTAAGTGTGGCCTACAAAGGAGTTTCCTTGCCTCTTTTCTTCCCTTCTTGTTGCCGTTACAGAAACATAATAACCAATAGTGAACAAGCCGTGAATGAAGCATAGAATCCCTCCAATGGATAGAAACCGACGATTTGATATCCCACACGATTCTCTTGATCTTGAGTTGGCTGAGGAGCCTAATATCAGCAAGGAAAAAGCAATCCCTAATAATATCCTGCAATAAACACCAATTCAGCAACTTATGGcatcaaattttattctatttatgcGATGATTTGGTAAAGAAACGTTCAACACGAGGCCAAATTGATCGATAGGATTAATCAATGAGTATTGTCATGGATCAAAGTGCAATTTATCGAAAAGGATAAAGCCTCGTGTAAtgtaaatataactttttaaacaTGATCGAAATattcatcaattttattaataattaatttttattgagaaTTTGACTGATTATTTAGTGAAACTTCTTCGTACAATTACAATTACGTTTTTCACGAACAAGATTAGAACATGAGActttgtttaatattaaaatttcaccttaataattttggttaattttgaaTGCGAACTTGTATTACGAAAATGACTGAAGTGAAACTTCAATcttatttagaaaataatacCAAAAATACACAAGGAACTATATCTAACTTTTATTCTTCACTGGGTAAATGGAATTTTGAGGATCACGGGTGAATATATCTGAATATCTACGACAATGGGTAACCTAACCAAAACAATGACACATTGAAATGTTGGAGGTGAGTGCAAATGTTAATTGATGAAGAAGCAACTTGTGGTACCAAATGACATGACAAGTGTATATTTGAAGCACCAATCAACAGAAATGAAAAATGTTGAAAAAGACTTACCAAGATAAAATGAGAAAAGTCACTGCTAAAACCCTATTGGCTGTGGCTCCTTGGCATTCTTCTTTGGATTGCATGCAAATGCACCGACCAAGCAAGTGAGCAATTGCATGAGCAAAGACCAAGAAAATGGAAGCAGCAACTCCTAGCTTGAAAGCTTCATAGCTTGGATCCCTACACTCAAGTGCCCACACCTTCAAGTCCTTAACCTGTTCTCATCCCAAATCATGAAAAGAAGAGGACTCATTAATTAATGTTCTCACCAATATTGAGAGGTACATATATATCTTTGGTCTTAATTAGACTGAGTACCTTGTTTTGAGCAATTTCTGCTTGAATTCCAAGTATGCCAGCAGCAATGTCCAAGACCAAGACAAGAATGCAGACAAGGAAGCCACAGTTTTTGGCCATTGTCACAAAATTCAGAGGCAACAACGCAGTAAGGCTAATATGTTAGTTAATTAGATAACTTAACTTGTTCATAACTCTTTTACTTTAATAGTGGAGCTAATGGAGGAATAAGAATAAAGGGTTGAGCCAGGTTTGCTGCATATTATTATCATACATGAGAAAAATTAGCTGTGATCTATGGTTAAAAGCTGCTTTCCTCTTCACAGTCTACTTTATTCTTcgtttttctttccctttctaATATTCCTTCCATCAGGGACACGGAAAGCAGAGTTTCATCACCAAGGAAAGGTCACAACCATGGCTTCGGATTATGGTTGTTAAATTGGAACCAATGTATTGCTCAAGAGCTCCcgatttttaatttcattattttttcttatttggtcATCGGAGTTATAGCCAAAAGATGATAAATGAAACCGAATTGCTGCCTCCAAAATATTGCTTCATCATAATGAATTGATATATATCATTCTTTTTACCAAGTATTTTCCAGAATTTTAGATTGCActctatatttataatttcagcTATAATAATTATGCTTTGAGTGGCCTCTTCAACTGTACTTATATCATAATTGCAGTTGCATAGATTGCATTTTACCCATAATTTGGGCAACCAAAATGCTAATCAAAACTTGCAttctgtattatttatttatttttatcaaattaaacttgttttacactttttaaattttttaactaagaattatttttaaaaatatttatccacATTTTTAATTCGTACATTTCGTGTTCCTTTAATAACGAATATCACTGCTGCTCTGGCAATTACTGTTCAACTGCATCTTAGTTGGCAatctaaaatcataattataaaatattgtcCCAGGGCCTAAACTGTTTTCTGATCCTACTCTTTTGAGTTATTTCTAGACCTAACGTTGTCTAACTAtttttgcttttgaaaataCACAACTTCTTTCTTAGTTTCTACATGGATCAAGAAATCAAAAGTTTATAAATGGATCAAAGAGATCTCCacctttcattattttaatttaatttaaagattataaatgataaatgattaaatttgcaaTTGCACAAGTCTTCAGAAGTATTTGTCAAAAAAAGGGGCTCACTCCACTTCAGAAAAAATAAGCCCTTCAGAAGTAAATTGCACATAATATGATAATGTCTGTGTGCTTTTATATAGAGAGAGGGAgggcatattatatatatatatatatatatactcaccGTTCAGTGTTAAGGATTGgatagttttaattttgtttttaaaaaagttaaacattttattttattattttcttctctctcaatctattttttttttattaaataactgTGCATTTATTAACGAAATGACCCGACTCTAGtgacttttatttttacattattactaTTTAGCACGTGTGttgcataaaataaatgtttatattttataaccaaaatttataatttatgataaataaatatgtttaaatatataaattatattataactaaaatctataataaataaatatttttgaacatataaattatattttaaatttatgatcaattaattatgttataat
This region of Glycine max cultivar Williams 82 chromosome 7, Glycine_max_v4.0, whole genome shotgun sequence genomic DNA includes:
- the LOC100780858 gene encoding uncharacterized protein, which codes for MAKNCGFLVCILVLVLDIAAGILGIQAEIAQNKVKDLKVWALECRDPSYEAFKLGVAASIFLVFAHAIAHLLGRCICMQSKEECQGATANRVLAVTFLILSWILLGIAFSLLILGSSANSRSRESCGISNRRFLSIGGILCFIHGLFTIGYYVSVTATRREEKRQGNSFVGHT